In the Magnetospira sp. QH-2 genome, one interval contains:
- a CDS encoding CCA tRNA nucleotidyltransferase has translation MAGSRIPPQPWMTAPETRSLFAALEKAGDEARFVGGCVRDAVLNRPVKDIDIATHLPPTEVIRRLEAADIHVIPTGLAHGTVTAVIHKTHFEITTLREDLETDGRRAKVAFTDDWTADAARRDFTINTLFCTLDGAIHDPFDGLIDLGEGRVRFVGDARQRCEEDILRVLRFFRFHAHYGRPPPDADALAACRAFAPRLPDLSGERIRNELFNILLAPDPASAIDLMHAQGALMPILPESGDGETETLRQLSWLEANTWRIEGIETDSVRRLSALLKTDPAGVAAFAHRLHLSNRQRNRLATLADPALRPEPYGSPHDLRKLLYKEGSNLVRDRLLLAWAHELATTPDQGLDDNERWMEHLRACAAWEPVPFPLRGKDALAVGVAHGPAMGKMLKKVEAWWINEDFQPDKAACLMRLRELNADH, from the coding sequence ATGGCCGGGTCGCGGATTCCCCCGCAGCCCTGGATGACGGCGCCGGAAACGCGCAGCCTGTTCGCGGCACTGGAAAAAGCCGGGGACGAAGCCCGCTTTGTCGGCGGCTGCGTCCGCGACGCCGTTTTAAACCGACCGGTCAAGGATATCGATATCGCCACCCACCTGCCGCCGACGGAGGTTATCCGGCGGCTGGAAGCGGCGGACATTCATGTGATTCCCACCGGATTGGCCCATGGCACGGTCACAGCGGTGATACATAAGACCCACTTCGAGATCACCACCTTGCGCGAAGACCTGGAGACCGATGGGCGGCGGGCCAAGGTGGCCTTCACCGATGACTGGACCGCCGACGCGGCGCGCCGGGATTTCACCATCAATACCCTGTTCTGCACCCTGGACGGTGCCATTCATGATCCCTTCGATGGCTTGATTGATCTGGGGGAGGGGCGGGTGCGCTTCGTCGGTGATGCCCGCCAGCGCTGCGAGGAAGATATCCTCCGGGTACTGCGTTTTTTCCGCTTCCACGCCCATTACGGTCGTCCACCGCCGGATGCCGATGCCCTGGCCGCCTGCCGGGCTTTCGCGCCCCGGTTACCCGACCTGTCCGGTGAGCGCATCCGCAACGAATTGTTCAACATCTTGCTGGCCCCCGACCCGGCCAGCGCCATCGATCTGATGCACGCCCAAGGTGCTCTCATGCCCATTCTTCCGGAATCGGGGGACGGCGAGACGGAAACCCTGCGCCAGCTTTCCTGGCTGGAGGCCAATACCTGGCGCATTGAGGGAATCGAGACCGATTCCGTACGCAGGCTTTCAGCTTTGTTGAAAACCGATCCGGCGGGAGTGGCCGCGTTCGCTCATCGCCTGCATCTATCCAACCGGCAGCGGAACCGGCTGGCCACTCTGGCCGACCCGGCCTTGCGGCCGGAACCTTATGGGTCGCCCCATGATCTGCGAAAGCTGCTTTATAAGGAAGGATCGAACTTGGTCCGCGATCGCCTCCTGTTGGCCTGGGCCCACGAATTGGCCACCACCCCGGATCAAGGGTTGGACGACAATGAACGTTGGATGGAACACTTGCGAGCCTGCGCGGCCTGGGAGCCGGTCCCCTTTCCCCTGCGCGGCAAGGACGCCCTGGCCGTTGGCGTGGCCCATGGTCCGGCCATGGGCAAGATGCTGAAAAAGGTCGAGGCCTGGTGGATCAACGAGGATTTTCAGCCGGATAAGGCGGCCTGCCTGATGCGGCTGCGGGAGCTAAACGCCGATCACTGA
- a CDS encoding Rieske 2Fe-2S domain-containing protein — MSDALNYLIAARPEAMTHYFQFLKGAGTHLDTKTRDLISVITKVDVQTEGGLKQYLSRALRNGCTPNEIIDALLMAFPTLGLAKIVWATDIILSMNITDFATDALNAEPAWHDLGALADFPEGEATYVSMDYRNVFVYREGETLKVYNSTCPHQVTDIPELAIAGKHLTCPKHEWKFDLGTGECIEKGNHPLTSFEAKVDGDRVLAFW; from the coding sequence ATGAGTGACGCCCTCAATTACCTGATCGCCGCCCGACCGGAGGCGATGACCCACTATTTCCAGTTCCTCAAGGGAGCCGGAACCCACCTGGATACCAAGACCCGCGATCTGATTTCGGTCATCACCAAGGTCGATGTACAGACCGAAGGCGGGTTGAAGCAGTATCTGTCGCGCGCCCTGCGCAACGGCTGCACCCCCAATGAAATCATCGATGCCCTGTTGATGGCCTTCCCGACCCTGGGGCTGGCCAAGATCGTCTGGGCCACCGATATCATCCTGTCCATGAACATCACTGATTTCGCCACCGATGCGCTGAATGCCGAGCCCGCCTGGCATGACCTGGGCGCTTTGGCCGATTTCCCCGAAGGCGAGGCCACCTATGTCTCCATGGACTACCGCAACGTCTTCGTCTATCGCGAGGGAGAGACCCTGAAGGTCTACAACAGCACCTGCCCACATCAGGTCACCGATATTCCGGAACTGGCCATTGCCGGTAAGCATCTGACTTGCCCCAAGCATGAATGGAAGTTTGATCTGGGCACCGGCGAGTGCATCGAAAAAGGCAACCATCCGCTGACCTCTTTCGAGGCCAAGGTCGATGGCGACCGGGTGCTCGCCTTCTGGTAA